From Burkholderia cenocepacia, the proteins below share one genomic window:
- a CDS encoding alpha/beta fold hydrolase — protein MHPEQTDAVSSARRRDMLLAGATAVAAAALPAMAAAAGTPSHSPSSAHPGAHTMNTITTKDGTQIYFKDWGSGRPVVFSHGWPLCADAWDAQMLFLVQHGYRVIAHDRRGHGRSGQPSRGNDMNTYADDLAALLDALDVRDAALVGHSTGGGEVARYIGRHGTKRVSKAVLIGAVPPQMVKSPTNPGGLPMDVFDGIRKNVAENRSQFYKDLAVPFFGFNRPNAKVSQGTIDAFWSQGMMGGIHGQYLCVKEFSEVDYTDDLKKIDVPTLVLHGDDDQIVPIDDSARLSSKIVKHAVLKVIEGGSHGMCVVNADRINAELLAFLQA, from the coding sequence ATGCATCCCGAACAGACCGACGCCGTTTCGTCGGCCCGCCGCCGCGACATGCTGCTCGCCGGCGCCACGGCCGTCGCGGCAGCCGCGCTGCCCGCCATGGCCGCCGCGGCCGGCACGCCGTCCCACAGCCCCTCTTCCGCACATCCTGGAGCGCACACGATGAACACGATCACCACCAAGGACGGCACGCAGATTTACTTCAAGGATTGGGGCAGCGGCCGCCCGGTCGTGTTCTCGCACGGCTGGCCGCTGTGCGCGGACGCGTGGGACGCGCAGATGCTGTTCCTCGTGCAGCACGGCTATCGCGTGATCGCGCACGACCGCCGCGGCCACGGCCGTTCGGGCCAGCCGTCGCGCGGCAACGACATGAACACGTACGCGGACGATCTCGCCGCGCTGCTCGACGCGCTCGACGTGCGCGACGCCGCGCTCGTCGGCCACTCCACCGGCGGCGGCGAAGTCGCGCGCTACATCGGCCGCCATGGCACGAAGCGCGTGTCGAAGGCGGTGCTGATCGGCGCGGTGCCGCCGCAGATGGTGAAGTCGCCGACCAATCCGGGCGGCTTGCCGATGGACGTGTTCGACGGCATCCGCAAGAACGTCGCGGAGAACCGCTCGCAGTTCTACAAGGATCTCGCCGTGCCGTTCTTCGGCTTCAACCGGCCGAACGCGAAGGTGTCGCAGGGCACCATCGACGCATTCTGGTCGCAGGGCATGATGGGCGGCATCCACGGCCAGTACCTGTGCGTGAAGGAGTTCTCGGAAGTCGACTACACCGACGACCTGAAGAAGATCGACGTGCCGACGCTCGTGCTGCACGGCGACGACGACCAGATCGTGCCGATCGACGATTCGGCCCGGCTGTCGTCGAAGATCGTCAAGCACGCGGTGCTGAAGGTGATCGAAGGCGGCTCGCACGGCATGTGCGTCGTGAACGCCGATCGCATCAACGCCGAGCTGCTTGCGTTCCTGCAGGCGTAA